From a region of the Thermosipho melanesiensis BI429 genome:
- a CDS encoding ArsR/SmtB family transcription factor, translating into MIFNENFTKFVFYHIIYMYNYSYRGDEKVIYELSEFFKILSDQTRLKILVLLFEKEQNVSELQRQIGVTQSNISHQLRILRQANLVRYRKIGRNVYYRLYDEHVEIIIKYAMEHLKEFGGIEDAQS; encoded by the coding sequence ATGATTTTTAATGAAAACTTTACAAAATTTGTATTTTATCATATAATATACATGTACAATTATTCATATAGAGGAGATGAAAAAGTGATATATGAATTATCTGAGTTTTTTAAAATTTTAAGTGATCAAACAAGGTTAAAAATTTTAGTTTTACTTTTTGAAAAAGAACAAAATGTATCTGAATTACAAAGACAAATAGGTGTTACTCAATCTAATATTTCACACCAATTAAGAATTTTAAGGCAGGCTAATCTTGTAAGGTATAGAAAAATTGGGAGAAATGTGTATTACAGACTTTATGATGAACATGTTGAAATTATAATAAAGTATGCAATGGAACATTTAAAAGAGTTTGGAGGGATTGAGGATGCACAGTCATGA